A genomic stretch from Oscarella lobularis chromosome 11, ooOscLobu1.1, whole genome shotgun sequence includes:
- the LOC136192591 gene encoding kelch-like protein 20, whose protein sequence is MNEAISLETKGYFSTALFGSFRESDYLCDVTIISKDGQRFPAHRIILASASPFFRVMFKGKFVESHEAVVTLSNVDGAVTKMLMEYAYTGKTECSSSSLLSLYEAGNYVQFDGLFQVCSDWLKRHVDESNCVSMGIIADRYGDLDLLRYADRAAAVIISVLAESEDFLFLSAEHLSRILSHDELGTKSEDEVLAIFQKWIKHDEESRRAQVKALSKFVRFPLLDFEKSSAVLSDLDLISHYHSSGESCQRRVGSNGVLLVAGGLQPTACRSTSRDYDVSSEARVYDPNSDEWTAFPSLALGTYDHKIATSNDVLYALGGRTEVCRWRVTRSSDIVQRYDAKQRQWVDDVQAMSCGRIGYQIVCCDDHIYGMSIKDEDGFKSICEMLDSEKKTWIPVSSPGTALLSYYILSSLADTIFAIGKNCDYQLGYDKYDPLENRWCNFKSCAPYQYHSPDRYHATMGDRMYILHDNGSATIFDSHDERFSHVEGFFPFSSCYGLASDLESKRMYAFTKDQIAVYDERANKWDFRDYDLKCYTFDCAVVERKLMLDFVL, encoded by the coding sequence ATGAacgaagcgatttctttgGAGACGAAGGGCTATTTCTCAACGGCACTGTTTGGCTCATTTCGAGAGTCGGATTATCTGTGCGACGTCACCATCATCAGCAAGGACGGACAACGATTTCCAGCTCACCGAATAATACTCGCTTCCGCCAGTCCATTTTTTCGCGTCATGTTTAAGGGAAAGTTCGTAGAGAGTCATGAAGCTGTCGTCACTCTTagcaacgtcgacggagcTGTGACCAAGATGTTGATGGAGTACGCCTACACAGGAAAAACGGAatgctcctcttcttctcttctctctctctacgaAGCGGGCAACTACGTTCAGTTCGACGGATTATTTCAAGTGTGCAGTGACTGGCTCAAACGCCACGTGGACGAGTCCAATTGCGTCAGCATGGGAATTATTGCCGATCGATACGGCGATTTGGATTTACTTCGATATGCGGATCGCGCTGCCGCCGTGATTATTTCGGTCTTGGCGGAGAGCGAGGATTTTCTATTCCTTTCGGCAGAGCATCTGAGCCGGATTCTGTCTCATGATGAGTTGGGCACAAAgtcagaagacgaagttCTGGCGATTTTCCAAAAGTGGATCAAACACGATGAAGAGTCTCGTCGAGCCCAAGTCAAAGCACTTTCGAAATTCGTTCGCTTTCCATTATTggattttgaaaaatcgagTGCCGTTCTTTCGGATCTCGATTTAATCTCCCACTATCACTCATCAGGCGAGTCCTGTCAACGTCGAGTCGGAAGCAACGGCGTCCTGCTTGTGGCTGGTGGGCTGCAACCCACAGCATGCAGGTCAACGAGCAGAGATTATGATGTGAGCAGTGAAGCTAGAGTATATGATCCCAACAGCGACGAGTGGACTGCATTTCCTTCCCTGGCATTGGGAACGTATGATCATAAGATCGCGACTTCAAACGACGTGCTTTACGCTCTTGGCGGTCGTACTGAAGTTTGCCGATGGCGTGTCACCCGTAGTAGTGACATTGTTCAGCGATATGATGCCAAACAACGACAATGGGTAGATGACGTACAAGCTATGTCTTGTGGTAGAATTGGTTACCAGATCGTTTGTTGTGATGATCACATTTACGGTATGAGCATCAAAGATGAAGATGGGTTCAAGAGTATCTGCGAAATGCTTGAttcagagaagaaaacgtggATACCCGTTTCCTCTCCTGGAACCGCTCTTTTAAGTTACTATATATTATCCTCGCTGGCTGATACAATTTTTGCTATTGGCAAAAATTGTGATTACCAATTGGGGTATGACAAATATGATCCATTGGAAAATCGTTGGTGCAATTTCAAGTCTTGTGCTCCATATCAATATCATTCACCAGATCGCTATCACGCCACCATGGGAGACCGAATGTATATATTACATGATAATGGTTCAGCTACAATTTTTGACAGCCACGATGAGCGGTTCTCTCACGTAGAAGGGTTTTTTCCATTTTCGTCATGCTATGGACTCGCCTCTGATCTTGAGAGCAAGAGGATGTATGCGTTCACTAAAGACCAAATTGCTGTTTATGACGAACGAGCGAACAAGTGGGACTTTAGAGACTACGACTTGAAGTGTTACACCTTTGATTGCGCAGTTGTGGAGAGAAAGCTAATGCTGGACTTTGTTTTGTGA
- the LOC136193067 gene encoding kelch-like protein 20, with protein MNEAISLETKGYFSTALFDSFRETDYLCDVTIISKDGQRFPAHRIILASASPFFRVMFKGSFKESNQADVTLSNVDGAVTKMLIEYAYTGKTECPSSSLLFLYEAANYVQFDGLSQMCNDWLKRHVDESSCIADRIAAMSISVLAESEDFLLLSADHLSRILSHDELGVKSEDEVLTIFQKWVKHDEESRRAQVETLSKFVRFPLLDFEESSAVLSDLDLISHYHSSSESGRRRFGLDGVLLVAGGLQPITDEISDFEIVCNRARVYEPNCDKWTPFPPLALDVYCHKMAISNDVLYALGGNTENDPDYDSLTNIVQRYDGERRQWVNDVERMSRRRIDREIVCCDGCIYGMSISSDEMTCEVLDSEKKVWIPVSSPKKALSGDFILPSLANKVFAFGYNVQNRFGYTKYDRFEDRWSKFKSCPRPSLLDPASEYVTMGDRLYIFCDNNRAAVIFDSRDERFSVVDDFCPFPSCNGFVYDPESKRMFTFTDDEMGVYDERVNKWDIRDCNLGFRSFDLVLVERKLMLDFV; from the exons ATGAacgaagcgatttctttgGAGACGAAGGGCTATTTCTCAACGGCACTGTTTGACTCATTTCGAGAGACGGATTATCTGTGCGACGTCACCATCATCAGCAAGGACGGACAACGATTTCCAGCTCACCGAATAATACTCGCTTCCGCCAGTCCATTTTTTCGTGTCATGTTTAAGGGAAGCTTCAAAGAGAGTAATCAAGCGGACGTCACTCTCagcaacgtcgacggagcTGTGACCAAGATGCTGATTGAGTACGCCTACACAGGAAAAACAGAATGcccctcttcttctcttctattCCTCTATGAAGCGGCCAACTACGTTCAGTTCGACGGACTGTCTCAAATGTGCAATGACTGGCTCAAACGCCACGTTGACGAATCCAGTTGCATCG CTGATCGCATTGCCGCGATGAGCATATCGGTCTTGGCGGAGAGCGAGGATTTTCTACTCCTTTCGGCGGATCATCTGAGTAGGATTCTCTCTCATGATGAATTGGGGGTAAAgtcagaagacgaagttctgacgatttttcaaaaGTGGGTTAAACACGATGAAGAGTCTCGTCGAGCTCAAGTCGAAACGCTCTCGAAATTCGTTCGCTTTCCATTACttgattttgaagaatcGAGTGCCGTTCTTTCAGATCTCGATTTGATCTCGCACTATCACTCGTCAAGCGAGTCtggtcgacgacgattcggactCGACGGCGTCCTGCTTGTGGCTGGCGGGCTGCAGCCGATAACAGACGAGATAAGTGATTTCGAAATTGTGTGCAATAGAGCTAGAGTCTATGAACCCAACTGTGACAAATGGACTCCATTTCCTCCCCTGGCATTGGATGTGTATTGTCATAAGATGGCGATTTCAAACGACGTGCTTTACGCTCTCGGTGGTAATACCGAAAACGACCCAGATTACGACTCTCTGACTAACATAGTTCAGCGATATGatggagaacgacgacaatgggTAAATGACGTAGAACGTATGAGTCGCAGAAGAATAGATAGAGAAATAGTTTGTTGCGACGGTTGCATTTACGGTATGAGCATAAGCAGTGACGAGATGACCTGCGAAGTGCTAGATTCAGAGAAGAAAGTGTGGATACCCGTTTCCTCTCCTAAGAAAGCTCTTTCAGGGGATTTCATTTTACCTTCGCTGGCTAATAAAGTTTTTGCTTTTGGCTACAACGTTCAAAATCGATTCGGATACACCAAGTATGATAGGTTCGAAGATCGTTGGAGCAAATTCAAATCTTGTCCACGTCCTTCATTGTTAGATCCGGCTTCTGAATACGTCACGATGGGAGACCGATTATACATTTTCTGTGATAATAATCGTGCTGCTGTTATTTTTGACAGCCGCGATGAGcgattttctgttgtagACGATTTCTGTCCATTTCCGTCATGTAATGGATTCGTCTATGATCCTGAAAGCAAGAGGATGTTTACGTTCactgacgacgaaatgggTGTCTATGATGAACGAGTGAACAAGTGGGACATTAGAGACTGCAACTTGGGATTTCGTTCCTTTGATTTAGTACTTGTGGAGAGAAAGCTAATGTTGGATTTCGTTTAG
- the LOC136193068 gene encoding kelch-like protein 20, with the protein MNEAISLETKGYFSTALFDSFRESDYLCDVTIISKDGQRFPAHRIILASASPFFRVMFKGSFKESNQADVTLSNVDGTVTKMLIEYAYTGKTECPSSSLLFLYEAANYVQFDGLSQMCNDWLKRHVDESSCIGMGIVADRCGNSDLLQLAGRIAAMSISVLAESEDFLLLSAEHLSRILSHDELGVKSEDEVLTIFQKWVKHDEESRRAQVETLSKFVRFPLLDFEESSAVLSDLDLISHYHSSSESGRRRFGLDGVLLVAGGLQPITDEISDFEIVCNRARVYEPNCDKWTPFPPLALDVYCHKMAISNDVLYALGGNTENDPNYDSLTNIVQRYDGERRQWVNDVERMSRRRIDREIVCCDGCIYGMSISCDEMTCEVLDSEKKVWIPVSSPKKALSGDFILPSLANKVFAFGYNVQNRFGYTKYDRFEDRWSKFKSCPRPSLLDPASEYVTMGDRLYIFCDNNRAAVIFDSRDERFSVVDDFCPFPSCNGFVYDPESKRMFTFTDDEMGVYDERVNKWDIRDCNLGFRSFDLVLVERKLMLDFV; encoded by the coding sequence ATGAacgaagcgatttctttgGAGACGAAAGGCTATTTCTCAACGGCACTGTTTGACTCATTTCGAGAGTCGGATTATCTGTGCGACGTCACCATCATCAGCAAGGACGGACAACGATTTCCAGCTCACCGAATAATACTCGCTTCCGCCAGTCCATTTTTTCGTGTCATGTTTAAGGGAAGCTTCAAAGAGAGTAATCAAGCGGACGTAACTCTCagcaacgtcgacggaactGTGACCAAGATGCTGATTGAGTACGCCTACACAGGAAAAACAGAATGcccctcttcttctcttctatttCTCTATGAAGCGGCCAACTACGTTCAGTTCGACGGACTGTCTCAAATGTGCAATGACTGGCTCAAACGCCACGTTGACGAATCCAGTTGCATCGGTATGGGAATCGTAGCTGATCGATGCGGTAATTCGGATTTACTCCAACTAGCTGGTCGCATTGCCGCGATGAGCATATCGGTCTTGGCGGAGAGCGAGGATTTTCTACTCCTTTCGGCGGAACATCTGAGTAGGATTCTCTCTCATGATGAATTGGGGGTAAAgtcagaagacgaagttctgacgatttttcaGAAGTGGGTTAAACACGATGAAGAGTCTCGTCGAGCTCAAGTCGAAACGCTCTCGAAATTCGTTCGCTTTCCATTACttgattttgaagaatcGAGTGCCGTTCTTTCAGATCTCGATTTGATCTCGCACTATCACTCGTCAAGCGAGTCtggtcgacgacgattcggactCGACGGCGTCCTGCTTGTGGCTGGCGGGCTGCAGCCGATAACAGACGAGATAAGTGATTTCGAAATTGTGTGCAATAGAGCTAGAGTCTATGAACCCAACTGTGACAAATGGACTCCATTTCCTCCCCTGGCATTGGATGTGTATTGTCATAAGATGGCGATTTCAAACGACGTGCTTTACGCTCTCGGTGGTAATACCGAAAACGACCCAAATTACGACTCTCTGACTAACATCGTTCAGCGATATGatggagaacgacgacaatgggTAAATGACGTAGAACGTATGAGTCGCAGAAGAATAGATAGAGAAATAGTTTGTTGCGACGGTTGCATTTACGGTATGAGCATAAGCTGTGACGAGATGACCTGCGAAGTGCTAGATTCAGAGAAGAAAGTGTGGATACCCGTTTCTTCTCCTAAGAAAGCTCTTTCAGGGGATTTCATTTTACCTTCGCTGGCTAATAAAGTTTTTGCTTTTGGCTACAACGTTCAAAATCGATTCGGATACACCAAGTATGATAGGTTCGAAGATCGTTGGAGCAAATTCAAATCTTGTCCACGTCCTTCATTGTTAGATCCGGCTTCTGAATACGTCACGATGGGAGACCGATTATACATTTTCTGTGATAATAATCGTGCTGCTGTTATTTTTGACAGCCGCGATGAGcgattttctgttgtagACGATTTCTGTCCATTTCCGTCATGTAATGGATTCGTCTATGATCCTGAAAGCAAGAGGATGTTTACGTTCactgacgacgaaatgggTGTCTATGATGAACGAGTGAACAAGTGGGACATTAGAGACTGCAACTTGGGATTTCGTTCCTTTGATTTAGTACTTGTGGAGAGAAAGCTAATGTTGGATTTCGTTTAG
- the LOC136192612 gene encoding uncharacterized protein, whose product MTSACPQSRYGHVSATIDNEILLWGGLAVSEARGHKFYCSHETIECFDLSTNAWNQRRALSNSPSDVPQPCGDARIAVVQNRDIYQFGGFYASSDGRPVYSSDFHKLDASTLEWQRRIQSDQSTCTPVGRMCHGLCVLGRKGDEHLVLMGGKGTKILSPIPASQWIPYPRDPDVGLNNEVWMFSLRKRKWIPVECRGRMPSPRYAHSFTAVDVNRAILIGGMSLERTLNDVFLFHFDSVEWIEMQLDNYPFSRFFHSAVVVDISAVGPVALILWGYGANRFPLSRSQLILIDSYKCKEVKILDEPIPTGRHSVCSVVTRGVLFFARFGGSPYEVGKNIPEALLDILKYDLTNVGSSILRHDLSEPVCKKIDSPLMNCDTLSSMERELLHPTPTRVEDVIAVVTVQSVLIFTRWKEFSTTVSSDKGAVISIPNTRSTLRIHPGEISTPTSIGFNVFTFDAKQSHGVNDDEFVSDLIQLSLPSDHQHTQIEMCHEHGLNLDPATATTSASKVVFFYQPHEPLGKTEHEITFNRPIVIGRIVAHLQSSVVKVVVSSPSSDNAGCSFFTHFYGLGCRASTFRALAFERVKIPDAWHIDLCVVSTRPEHRDRYLAYRNLDRLQPLLLDRPLNLLLSPTESNVVEADDVEGWINKSLGKKYFINMQQCLAARDSPIDAWVRSFFFSSCSKGKLLERLSTASVSITIESGDRRQCLCIQSSSRSSLKHELALEFNPSHQEIEDLTFLMRSRWRVVARFIVPVFTESEIDKIEAMEREDQPCRFLQAWIRKHRLDATRDALCAALFAADLGSSAQEVFPEIYENMTREALLDPSLQIQREELVYDEDKDFVGGGACGEVYKASLKKDGQEKAVAVKLFYDFKRRRAENEYDMFKKEATVLLRIKPNPFILSLIGLCAVPRHYALVTEFVSGGSLSSLLKSNEHERAVDQWQTRIAFAKQIAEGMLHLHYNHPCVIHQDLKSQNVLVDIDRRRKEPFICKVADFGLSKMSGISSITTERDGSRPAGTVTHIAPERYSQRPCGDGDESTKKDLARKSDVYSYGVLLWEVREKQHPYQGMRNDLVRLHVMGGGRLPEGLAADVPPFFNEILEQCVKFKPQERPMFRDVLLMLKDCDSQVK is encoded by the exons ATGACTTCCGCGTGCCCGCAATCTCGATACGGTCACGTCAGCGCTACGATCGACAACGAAATTCTTTTATGGGGAGGATTAGCGGTGAGTGAAGCGAGAGGACATAAGTTTTACTGCTCCCACGAGACGATTGAGTGCTTCGATTTGTCAACCAATGCATGGAATCAACGACGAGCGCTATCCAACAGCCCATCCGACGTTCCTCAACCGTGTGGTGACGCacgaatcgccgtcgttcaaAATCGAGATATTTATCAGTTTGGGGGTTTCTATGCCTCGTCCGATGGTCGTCCGGTCTATTCGAGCGATTTTCACAAATTggacgcgtcgacgctcgaatGGCAACGGCGTATTCAAAGCGACCAATCGACGTGCACGCCTGTTGGGAGAATGTGCCACGGACTGTGCGTGCTCGggagaaaaggcgacgagcaTCTCGTCCTGATGggaggaaaaggaacgaAAATTCTCTCACCGATTCCGGCTTCTCAGTGGATTCCATATCCGAGAGATCCTGACGTGGGATTGAACAACGAAGTTTGGATGTTTTCTTTACGAAAGC GGAAGTGGATTCCTGTCGAATGCAGAGGACGAATGCCGTCTCCACGATACGCACATTCCTTCACTGCGGTCGACGTTAATCGAGCCATTCTGATTGGAGGCATGAGTCTCGAGAGAACTCTCAACGatgtctttctctttcacttcgACTCCGTG GAGTGGATTGAAATGCAACTGGATAATTACCCCTTCTCTCGATTCTTCCATTCTGCAGTTGTCGTCGATATTTCTGCAGTTGGGCCAGTGGCTTTGATCTTGTGGGGGTACGGTGCAAACAGGTTTCCTCTTTCTCGGTCACAATTGATTCTAATTGACTCTTACAAATGCAAAGAG GTGAAAATATTAGATGAGCCTATTCCAACAGGCCGACATTCGGTGTGTTCTGTCGTCACGAGAggcgttctcttctttgcGCGATTTGGAGGATCGCCGTATGAAGTAGGAAAGAACATTCCCGAAGCGCTGCTGGATATTTTGAAATACG ATCTAACGAATGTTGGCTCAAGCATTCTTCGCCATGACTTGAGCGAACCGgtctgcaaaaaaatcgactcTCCGCTTATG aattgtgATACGTTGTCTTCAATGGAGCGCGAGTTGCTGCATCCCACTCCAACTCGAGTAGAAGACGTGATCGCCGTGGTAACGGTCCAAAGCGTTCTCATCTTCACTCGATGGAAAGAATTCTCGACTACCGTGTCTTCGGACAAAGGAGCGGTGATCTCTATTCCCAATACGCGCTCAACCCTTCGAATTCACCCCGGCGAAATTTCCACGCCAACGTCCATCGGCTTCAACGTTTTCACGTTCGACGCCAAACAATCGCACGGcgtcaatgacgacgaatttgtAAGCGATCTCATTCAACTGTCTCTTCCCTCCGACCATCAGCACACGCAAATTGAAATGTGTCACGAGCACGGTCTGAATCTCgatccggcgacggcgacgacgagcgcttCTAAggtcgttttcttttatcAGCCTCACGAGCCGTTGGGGAAGACTGAGCACGAAATTACGTTCAATAGGCCGATCGTCATtggacgaatcgtcgctcaTCTTCAGTCGTccgtcgtcaaagtcgtcgtctcttcgccgtcttccgaCAATGCGGGATGCAGTTTCTTCACTCATTTCTACGGTTTGGGTTGTCGTGCGTCGACATTTCGAGCTCTCGCTTTTGAAAGGGTCAAAATTCCGGACGCCTGGCACATTGATCTttgcgtcgtctcgacgcgaCCCGAACATCGGGATCGCTATCTCGCTTATCGCAATCTCGATCGCCTTCAGCCGCTCCTCCTCGATCGACCCCTCaatcttcttctctcgccTACCgaatcgaacgtcgtcgaagcggacgacgtcgaaggctGGATCAATAAAAGTCTcggaaaaaaatattttattaacATGCAACAGTGTTTGGCGGCGAGAGATAGTCCCATTGACGCGTGGGTccgatcgtttttcttttcgtcctGCAGCAAGGGAAAGCTTCTCGAACGACTTTCAACAGCGTCTGTTAGCATTACGATTGAATCCGGCGATCGGAGACAATGTCTTTGCATTcaatcgtcttctcgttcttcctTGAAGCATGAACTAG CTCTCGAATTCAATCCGTCTCatcaagaaatcgaagatcTCACGTTCCTCATGCGTTCGCGTTGGCgagtcgtcgctcgtttcaTCGTGCCCGTCTTCACCGAATCAGAAATCGATAAAATCGAGGCAATGGAGAGAGAAGATCAACCGTGTCGCTTTCTCCAAGCGTGGATCCGAAAGCATCGTCTCGACGCAACGCGTGACGCCTTGTGCGCCGCGCTCTTCGCCGCAGACCTCGGCTCCAGTGCACAAGAAGTCTTTCCCGAAATCTATGAGAATATGACCAGA GAGGCCCTTTTGGATCCCTCTCTTCAAATTCAACGCGAAGAGCTTGTCTATGATGAAGACAAAGATTTCGTCGGCGGAGGAGCGTGCGGCGAGGTATACAAAGCGtcgctgaagaaagacggcCAAGAGAAAGCGGTCGCCGTCAAACTTTTCTACGAtttcaaaagaagacgagcggAGAA TGAATACGATATGTTCAAAAAGGAAGCCACCGTTCTCCTTCGAATCAAGCCCAATCCCTTCATTTTGAGTCTAATCGGGCTTTGCGCCGTTCCCCGGCACTACGCTCTCGTTACCGAGTTCGTAAGCGGCGGAAGTTTGTCTTCCCTTCTCAAGTCGAACGAACATGAACGAGCGGTCGACCAGTGGCAAACGCGTATCGCCTTTGCGAAGCAAATAGCTGAAGGAATGCTTCATCTCCACTATAATCATCCGTGCGTTATTCATCAGGACTTGAAGTCGCAGAACGTTCTAGTCGATATCGATCGACGCCGGAAAGAACCGTTCATTTGCAAG GTGGCTGATTTTGGCCTTTCGAAAATGTCCGGCATTAGTTCGATCACGACTGAGCGGGACGGATCGCGTCCCGCTGGCACGGTCACGCACATTGCTCCGGAAAGATATTCTCAGCGTCCGTGCGGTGACGGTGACGAGAGCACGAAGAAAGATTTGGCTAGGAAATCCGACGTCTATAGCTACGGTGTTTTGCTTTGGGAAGTTCGGGAAAAGCAGCATCCCTACCAAG GAATGAGAAATGATCTTGTTCGCTTGCATGTTATGGGTGGAGGCCGACTTCCAGAGGGTCTAGCCGCGGACGTTCCGCCGTTTTTCAACGAGATACTAGAGCAGTGCGTGAAATTCAAGCCGCAGGAAAGACCGATGTTTCGTGACGTCCTTTTGATGCTGAAAGACTGCGACAGTCAAGTTAAGTGA
- the LOC136192614 gene encoding kelch-like protein diablo, producing the protein METIERYRQSEHLCDVVLISKDGQRFPAHRVILAAASRFFDRMFSGSFRESNQTEVALRNIDGTLLKMLMDFAYKGETTCPEAVENVLSLYEAAHYVQFDELFEMCSGWLKRHLDTSNCLSMAIVADRYDDSELRRVADCISAVNILALLESEEFLCLSVEHLSRIIAQDDLGVKSEDEVLIVVQKWVKYDELSRRDHVESLSKFIRFPLLDFKETSGVLSDLDLVSHYHSSDGSHQRRFGCQDVLLLAGGVQQEEVMKVAGYVASRQARIYNANSDMWNAFPSLAIEAARPGIATSRGGLYALGGHHSCQFDNGRITYRTTNVVQRYDRERRRWVDDVEHMSCPRRGHAIVGCDSRIYGMSLGQSQSRLMCEVFDPERQSWIAVSPPKQYFTHGYILSMLDNKVFAIGCKGDELGYMKYYPVENRWCELRPCTLPRRFSAKTLMNPGYCHFVSTGDRIYVHNSSCIRRAAAIFDSCSESFSFVDEFFPFTGCNGLAYDIENKRMYQLGNGGISIYEERAKKWDLRAVEKKFNFKVGCAVVDRKLINFVE; encoded by the coding sequence ATGGAAACAATTGAACGTTATCGGCAGTCCGAGCATCtgtgcgacgtcgttctcatcAGCAAAGACGGGCAGCGATTTCCAGCTCACAGAGTAATACTGGCAGCAGCTAGTCGGTTTTTTGATCGCATGTTCAGCGGAAGCTTTCGAGAAAGTAACCAGACCGAGGTCGCTCTCAGAAACATCGATGGAACATTACTGAAGATGTTGATGGATTTCGCCTACAAAGGTGAAACCACGTGCCCTGAGGCTGTTGAAAACGTCCTATCCCTTTACGAGGCGGCGCACTATGTgcaattcgacgagctcTTTGAGATGTGCAGCGGCTGGCTCAAACGCCACCTTGACACGTCTAATTGCCTAAGCATGGCAATCGTTGCTGATCGATACGATGATTCGGAATTACGTCGTGTTGCTGATTGCATTTCTGCCgttaatattttggccttgTTGGAGAGCGAGGAGTTTCTCTGTCTCTCAGTTGAACATTTGAGTAGGATTATTGCTCAAGATGATTTGGGCGTGAAGTCCGAAGACGAAGTGCTAATTGTTGTGCAAAAGTGGGTCAAGTACGATGAATTGTCTCGTCGAGATCACGTCGAATCACTATCGAAATTCATCCGTTTTCCACTACTTGATTTCAAGGAGACAAGTGGAGTTCTTTCGGATCTCGACTTGGTTTCTCACTATCACTCGTCAGACGGGTCCCAtcaacgtcgatttggaTGCCAAGACGTTCTACTTCTTGCTGGTGGGGTGCAACAAGAAGAAGTGATGAAAGTGGCTGGGTATGTGGCGAGCCGACAAGCTAGAATATATAACGCCAACAGTGACATGTGGAATGCATTCCCTTCCCTGGCAATTGAAGCGGCTCGGCCTGGGATCGCAACGTCCCGTGGCGGGCTCTACGCTCTTGGTGGCCATCATTCTTGTCAATTTGATAACGGTCGGATAACTTATCGGACTACCAACGTAGTCCAGCGATACGATCGTGAGCGACGTCGGTGGGTTGATGACGTAGAACATATGTCTTGTCCAAGACGAGGACATGCAATAGTCGGCTGTGACTCTCGCATTTACGGGATGAGCCTTGGACAGAGCCAGAGCAGATTGATGTGCGAAGTATTTGATCCAGAAAGACAAAGTTGGATTGCTGTTTCGCCTCCCAAACAATATTTCACTCATGGCTACATCTTGTCTATGCTAGACAATAAGGTTTTTGCAATTGGCTGTAAAGGTGACGAACTTGGCTATATGAAGTATTATCCAGTGGAAAACCGTTGGTGTGAATTGAGGCCTTGTACATTGCCACGCCGTTTCTCGGCCAAGACACTAATGAACCCTGGTTATTGCCACTTTGTGTCCACGGGAGACAGAATTTACGTTCATAATTCGTCATGTATTCGTAGGGCGGCGGCAATTTTTGACAGTTGTAGCGAGAGCTTCTCTTTTGTAGACGAGTTTTTTCCATTCACTGGCTGCAATGGACTCGCTTATGATATTGAGAACAAGAGAATGTATCAGCTAGGCAATGGCGGAATTTCAATTTACGAGGAACGTGCGAAGAAGTGGGACTTGAGAGCTGTGGAAAAAAAGTTCAACTTCAAAGTCGGCTGCGCTGTTGTCGACAGAAAGCTGATTAACTTCGTTGAGTAG